The DNA segment AAATGCTTATCAGTATGTAAACGAGTAAGAGTGATCATTACAGGTATTAGTTCAAATTCACTACCGCTGATCAAAGTATATAAGTAATCTGTAAACGTTAGAATCTTATTGGTGGGTAAGTCTACCCTATGGGAGCACtatagagatagagaaagagagttgGCAATGCTAAATACAGCAAAGAAAAGTCTCAGGCTTGGCAATCGCTATCAGACTGTCCCAAGGTATTGGCCATTGCAGGACAAGGAGAAAGGCTACAAGGCATGATGGGCAAACTCAAATGCCTGCAGGTGCAGTATGCAAGTAAAGTGGGCCAGAAGTAAGTTCCTTGATGTCCCCATTATGTAGGTGGGGTGTGTGAGCACGCATGGGCATGTGCTGGGGCCCTACACAAGCTGGGGAGCACCTGATCCTTTGGTAAGAGGCAGCTGTTACTTAGCTACAGAATAAACTTGCCTTTTGGGTCTAATATTGCCTCATGACCTACTTTTTCAGGAGACACTACAAATCAATAGTTTTCTATGAAAGACCCTGATTTTTCAATGTTGgttcaaaatgttaaaagttcTGTGCAGCCATCTGAAGCATGAAGTCATGCCTATACACCAAATTTGACTTGTGGACTGCAGCTTAGAAAACAGGGGTGCTTGGAAGGAGTGGGGCATGAAAAAGGGGGACgtaaagagaaaacagacaatGGTAAAGAagcttgaaaattttatttaattgtatctTTGATACATTGAAAGCTGAGTATTTTTAAGACAAAGGTTTCAAGAAGAAAGTTCTCTTTCCAATTTCACCACTGTGGCTACCAGTTCTTCTATTCTCCTATTATTATAATGCAGATATGTCAGATCGGAATAATTTACATTTACAAATTAtatcatagaaaaataattttatcgcTAAATGTAAACAGGTTGGGGTACTTCAtccaaaataagaagaaaataacagaatctagcactttcttattttaaagctgatattttagcaatattttgaTAAAACTTTATTCCATTTGTAATTTTTGGCTACACAAcactaaaagaaaatttatttattggcaTGCAAAGCAATGTGGCCTCAGAATACACCTCTTAAATTTACAGGACTTAACATTTCAAACATCCCACATGGCTAGCAGGTGATGTTGTGAAGATGATCTTGAATAGTGATATAGTTATTTCctagagattaaaaaaagaaaatgatttaacATAATTATAATAAGATGATATCATTAACTTATccagaaaatatttcaatgatTTATTTTGATAAAAGTTGTTTATTAATCCCTTTGTCCATAAATCCCTCCATCCTTTggactcttaaaatattttcatttaaagattATTTATCCTAAAGTCTGCTCATCAATGCTATCAAACAATtatgaataattattaaaaaatcaaaattcatcAAGATAAGTATTTTTCGGTGTCCAGTTCTCACTACTCTTCTTATTAAATTAAGTATGTAATATTGTATATGCTGCATTTCACCTTTGTGCTGAAATTTCAACATAGCAATTTTTAATGTGACAATATGTGAATGATGTAACATTTCCCATGTTTCATTTCTATCTGTGTTTCTAGCTTCTTGACTCTAAtagacactcagtaaatgtttctggaataaatgaataaatagatacaAACTGTAATGATACAAAACAAACATAATGATGTACTGTTATATGACTTAAACATGCATAATTATTTCCTATATAATAAGAGATTATAGACTTTCCCCCTACATGGGGAACAGCTTGCAGCAGTATGACAATCAGTACTTATGAGAATTTGATGGTTTTCAGAATTAACTAAAAAGCAGTCACCTGTCAGTGATTTTGGTCTGAATCAACCAGTTTATAAAGTCCCTGGCGGCAAGATTATCAAGAATGGTGTTCATCTCATCAGAGAAAGAACCATCAGCATGTCTGCGGCCAAGTTCTTCAACAATGGCGACCTCTTCTGGGAAACTAAGAAAATAAGTGTTAAAATTAGCATTTGATtagatattttcaataaatgatcaTAGATTGTCTACCACTGGTAACATGCACAAGTGTCTTGAAGAAACAGTAAAGGATTCTGATTTTAAAGGGTGTACTGTGAAACACCTGATAAAAACCCATGTGGACCAGTGACTACTGGAAAGAgaaagtagcagagctgggatctaATACCAAGCCTGCATAATTTCATGCCCTTTTCAATCTTCTAGGTTGTTTTGAAGATTTTAGTATATTGACAATACAGAAACTATTGTTGAGATTATTAATTTGTCTGTAATTCAACTAAATATATCATATCCTATAAAACCAGAGCTTGCAGGAACAGCCTTGCAAAATGCAGTATTAAGAGGTTAAAGCTTCATCTAtattagatttttctctttcactgGTTTACCATTGCAGAATTTTTGGTATCCCTTTAAAACACTGCAAAATATTGTCAAGAGTGAGAAACTATTTTACCATTGGTTTTATAAGTttaattattaatgttttaaaaaccaaCCATTATGCTAGTTCTCTTTCATCTTGAGATCTCTTTAAATTTCAGTAAGCTTGttttaaatctaatttaaaaatcagagttgAACATAAATTCTCCGTCTCTCATatttcatctctccaaaaaaaatcgGAAGAAAATGAGATGGTTCAGGGGTCTGTTTGGCTGTGTTAAGATCTAAGCAAGTAATTGATGGTCTTGGTTGTTTTTCAACTTAGATTATTTAGTAGATATCTATATGACAGCCCCATACAAAATTGGATATGTAGTTAAATATATGGATGTTTTTACCTATTTGTACTTTGAATATCATTTTATCAACATCTTAGGTTTGGTCACTTTCAGTCTTCATCACATTTTAAtctgaatatttattaatatataaatatatgttgatcacatatgtaaatgtttaaagttaagctttaaatattatatgttttctttacatatttgaaGTTTTCAgcactgtttcttctttttccttatctCTAGCTCCCCTAGAACAGTCCTAGTTTAAATTTGTCTCAGCGTAGTTATTAAAAACATCCTATTTACTCTCAGAGGTGGCCTGGTTTGGCCAAAGATTTAATACCTAATTATAATGCAACTATAAGGGGATAAAAATGTAACTTGTTTGGCTCTATTATTAATACTTAGTATCAAAAACAAAATGGGTTCAACTTTTATATACTGTTTTTCATCAATAGGAATTATTTCCTTACTTTGCAAGACTACTAATTGCTTCTGTAATCCAGATCCATATATAGATAACTGTAGTCTTAAATTTTCTGCATCAAGGCAAAAAATGTCAAATAAGAATGTACAGACTTACTCTCGCCTTCCTCGGCCTTTCACCAGCCAAGCAATGAATTCCTTGGCAGCTTGGCCTTCCAAATAAGAACTTACATCACTGGTAAAGGTCCCTTCAGCATGTCTCTCAAATTCATCGTGACGTTTGGCAATGTTATTCCTGAAAGAAATGTGAAAGTTAAATTGAAGATCTGTCTCTTTGGCAATATGGTTCTCACCTATAAGCAGTGGCAACTTTGGGTTCAGGATTCTATGTAGAAGGGGCTTAGGGAGTTTAGGAGATGAGGGTTGCTAGGGGATTTGTCGTGAAGCTACATTAATGTTCTGGATTGAAATTGGTGGAAGAGAGCTAATAACAATCGGTGGGCAAaagctccccctcccttcccagcaTACCCATCTGCAATCCCCTGCTTATGTATGTCATTGGTTATTAAAGCTGCCTTACCTTTGACTTCAGTCTCAATGGATACAGGCTATCCACTGCGCTATGTGACTTGCAAGCAAGGCAGCTGTTTGTTATTAGTAAGTATGGGGTCAGAGTTAGTTAATTGATTTGAGGCAAAGCAAAGGACCATCTTGAATTGTTACCAAAAGGACCACTTGATAatggattaaagaaaatgtgtgacCTGCTAGTAACAAGGAAAGCAAAGAAGATGACCCCATATCAACATCGAGTGTGTGCAGAGCACCGTGGAGGTGAGCCATCAGCTGCTGTCAGTCTCCCTGGCACATATTACCCCATATCACCTCATCTTAAACACATAGGCAACACTGCTTGAGTGTGAGGATTGCTTTACATCAATTTACCAAGTTGTGGCATTCCCATTCTAGAAAATGAGGAcagttgtttgcatttttataaatttgtgaTTTCTCACCTTTCACTGTAGTCCTTAACAGGGACCTCTCCCAGTGTCTGCTCTGACCATGATAGCCATCTTCCTGTGGCTGTACCCTCTACTTTAAGAACCTTTGATTAGCAACTCTGTTTCTCCTATTCCTCCTGCttgcttgttctctctctctctctctcctttcttactctcactctctctcctctccagtcTATCCAGACAAATCTATGTCCTTTTCCTGATTTTTTGATTTCTTCAGCTACTTTCTATGCATAACTCCCTTCCCCTTGTGGGCCACCCTccaaaaaaattgtgaaattcCACCATCTCCGTGAAACCCTTGCGGATAATTTCCTCCAGTAGCCTAGATGCAGCAAAAAACCCAACACTCGTCAAAGAAAATCCAACATTAAAATGTATGCCTTACGATAGGCTTGTGTTCTTATTTGCTGCCTTCTCTCTCTATGCTGTGCAGCTAGGCTGTAATTTTAAATGCATGTCTTGGATTTTATTCTACAAGAAAAGGAATGCATCTGTTTCCATTCCTTACCCTTGGCTGGGGGATAATTTTAATGTTGGGTTTGAACCCCACGAAAGAATGTTATATTTGCTCTATCTTTTGGTAGAAATTAGATTGGTAACCTCGTAGGTCCGCAAAAGTAAACTTTCACTTTAAGGGAAAATGAGTAAGCAAGTAAATATTGCTAGGACTACCACtgggaaaataattaaaagtctATGTCACACTGGAGGTTGGGTAAGTGGTTTAGAGGGGTGCGGGTTAAGACATTCGGGGGCATAATACTAAGGAGAGCATCTCCAAcccaaaatatcttcaaaatgatCAGAGCTTATGGGCACTATTTGACGAGCATAAGAACTTAATAATGTCAAGAGAAATTTTAGAcctatttaatacatttataagCAAGTTTTGAGCCAGGCTTAGACTCTTACCTGTTCCTCTTGGTATTCATCAACCACTGCACAAAATCTTGGGCACGCCTGGAGTCCAGATACTTGCTGTAGTCACTGGTGAATGTGCCCTGTGAATGGCGCTTGTCCTCATTCATCTGATCAGGATCACTGAGTGGGTCTGCCTGGGAAGCTGAGAATGATCTGTGAAGAACAGTGATTGGTACAACATGAATCTCTCCTCAAGAGTAGACTCACTTGAGAAGCATCTTCACTACAAAATACAAGACCATATAAAACAGTAAGGCAGGCATCTAGAGTATTTCAATAGGTAGTTTAGAAAGATCTTCCTTAGCTTGTCATGAGAATCCCTTCGTTTTAGTATAGTTGCATACACTATTATTCTGAATTCTAGAAACATGTTTCTcaactgacttctttttttctgaaataggaTTAAACAAATCTTTTTCTACTAATTAATCTACTCATGATTATGCTAATAGTGACAGAAGAGAGTAGTgacttgaatattttaaaagagtgaaGAATCCCAAATCATTTCTTTGGGCAGCAGATTTAAGCTCCCAATTTTGTTTTGCATATATTAATATGAAAACAGCACAATTATCTAGTTATATGGTGGCTAATAGTGGAAGGAAGACAACTAGAAGTtcaaagaaaggcaagaaaaaggaCACTTGCTAATTTGAAACTGTATCATGAATAATCCATATGCCACTAATCAACAGTTGGTTGGCATGGTAAATACATGGGAAAATAGTCAATGTAATTAATACTCAGAAATGAGATACTATTTTTACCTATGAAATTAGCAAAGCTTGAATGCTGAGGAGGATATTATGAGGAGTATTTCTATACTGCTGATGAGAGTGTGAATGTGTATGAACTTTCTGGAAAGCAAGTTGGCAAGATATTAAAAAAGGTTTAAACTCATTCAGACCCTTTGACACAGTATTTCTACAACTAGAAACCTATGTGcaaaaaatagtaagaaatgTAGGAAAGTGTGTATATAAAATGTTGTTTGCAACATTCTTTGTGGAATAAATTTTAAGACCTCTTAAGCTTCCCAAATAAGTAGCTAAACAAATATTGTACATTTATGAGATGAaatagtatgcagccattaaatatcatgtttaacaaatatttttaataatataataaaagtgTATAATAATACAATGTTAAGATATTAAGCATGATACAAAGACATATAATGAGCCAAGAGATATTTATGTACGGTTTACATAAAACACAGGAAAGTAATACACCAAATTTGTTTACTTTGAAtagctttctttggacagaggaatTTTGAGTACTtaatattttttgcatatttttcataCTTTCCATCATGAACATGTATGGCTTTTACATTTAGGAAGAaataatgctattttttaaaggaggaaaaaagagaaaagagttggTGTGAATAATTGAAGCAATCTATTATGCAGTGTGTGAGTAATGAATTGATAGATAGGATCATCTGTAGATTTCAAGGAGCTATAATTTCCCATGTAACATGTTTTTCAACATTTCTCTCcccttttattataaaaaacacAAACTCTGATCTACACTCCAACAAAGTCTGCTTTTATCACAAGGATACTTTAAACATTTGATCATTGTGCCGAATATTTGTTCTAAATTACTGAGACCTTATTCACTAATCATAGTTTTCACAGGCTTTATTCCAACCATATTGATATGTTAGTTCGAGACTACGGATTTAATACCTGGATTTCTCCTCTGTGTCTTGAAGGGAACGTTGCCAGCTGCCTTGTACCAGCATTACAAACAATCCAGCCACAAAGTAAATGCTTTTCATTTCTGCTGTCTGTCAGAACACAGAATGGGGGTAGGGTGAGGGGGGCAGGCAAGCATTTTTAAACATGTCAGGCTAAATTAGTTAGATTTGACTAGATAAATATcataagtagaaagaaaaagcTAGTGTTATCACTTTTATTCTGATTATATTTTCAGCTTAATTTTAAATAGTGGGTTATATTATTTCCCCAGATTTTTTGGAGGCAAAAAAGGACACAAAAGATGTGTTCCACCATTAAGCTTTTTCATTAATGTAGGGACACTTCTGTTTAATAATTAGAAGGCTCATTTCCAGACTGGAAATTAAAATGTCCACAATCAACATTTAAAATACCCACTGTAGAAGATATGCTACATATGGTTAGCCTGAATGGCACCTTATCCATCATGCCACCCCCCTCACTATCAGTCTGGCTTTCAATTAATAGTCCTTCACTTCCAAGCATTTACATTATACTGCATTTCAACCATCTTAAAGCAGCCTCAGGCTACAACTTGGCATACCAGCTGTCGGTTCAGAtgtattattcatttatattttaaatagtgtAACTTGGTCTAGACTTTGTAATTATAAAGCGGCCAACAGATTTGAGGTATTTTAGGGTGCTTTGACCTGTTctaaattaaagggaaaaaatcattttaaagacaAGCAATTTGCAACAAGAACTAATGCTTCTGGCAACGCGAACAATCACAACTAAAAAACTAAGAGATTACtatgtaaaagaaaattagagcTTGCTTCTAAAGTCATAAAAGTCCCCAGGTTGTTTTCTAATTGGACTTAGATGAGGACATGTCATTCACTGCTGGTGACACCATAGACTTGGTTATAGGATACACCTGATTGCTTGTCCCTGTGTCACAAGCAGATGCCCTGCGAAGCCATAGTATGTTAAGGATGTGATGATGCAGTGTCGACGGGGACTGGGACCAACATGAATGTGGGACAGAGTGTCCCCACAGAGCAAGCGCTTCTATTTTCTGAATGGGAACGTCAAGTCCAGTCTTTGTCATGGATCTCTGCTACTTTGAAACCCAATGGTGTTTCCTTTGAGAAGCGGGCATTTCAATCCAAGTTTGACTATGCTTATCCACAAATAATTTGAATGAATATTTTTAGCAAATGACATTTGGTTTGGAATAAGGATTTcacaaatattatcatttttaaactaTCAATCTTTTCCTTAATATCTTAGCTGTATTTACTATCTCTGGCACTAAAACATAGACACTGTAATACCTGCAGCAgtaacttttttctttgaaatattaagTTTTTTGTACATTGAATGGACGATTAGACAAAGGAACGTAATAGGAATGATATATTCACCTTTCTTCATTCATCAACATCAAATTACCAATTTGACATTTTGCTATGCTTCAGTTTAACCGGTTGGCAGACTTTGGAAACCTTACCATATATTTAGGTAGTATCTACTGATTATAACTCTCAACTGTTATATCCGTGCTTGcaggaatatttaaatattaaagtaaGCACTTCTTTTAAAAGTTATACCACTGTTGAAAAGTTTCTTGtaaaagcttttagtctttcacaagactgaaaaaaaaaattcattccacCCAAAGTCCTAAGCGTTTTGCAATATCTCCTATTATGTTCCATTGAGGCAGATTTAGAGCAGGAGGTATCCTGCCACTTCAGGAGCTGATGGAAGAAAGAACAACCATAAACCACATAAAGAAGTGAGCGTTCCGTATCTAATAATATTACCAACAATAAATGACTTCTTCTGAAGAAAGAACTGGCTTTAAAAATCTCACTTATTTGTTTGTGAAAGTCTATcgaattgtgaaaaaaaaagaatagagttaATTGTTTGAATACAATTGCTGAGAAAGTAGAGATTTATGTTATTTTAGTATCAAAATCTTattcaataagaaaataatttccaattaATTTCCCCCCTCTTTAGGTAGTCTAAAGAGAGGCTGCAGTTTTGTAAGAACTACAAATTTCCACTAAAATTTAAAGGAAAGTATGGTAACAATAATAAGTAGGAAGTCTTACAGAAAGATTAATCTTAGAcctaaaaaagaagacattatgttCTATCCCCAAATGTGTTGGCATTGTAGTCCATATAAATCCTTTTTTAAACTGATTCGCTCATTTTATGTAATAGGTCTTCAGTATGTATGGAAAAATACACCACTTAATCATTTACTCCATCAAAGatctttgt comes from the Pan troglodytes isolate AG18354 chromosome 13, NHGRI_mPanTro3-v2.0_pri, whole genome shotgun sequence genome and includes:
- the GCG gene encoding pro-glucagon, coding for MKSIYFVAGLFVMLVQGSWQRSLQDTEEKSRSFSASQADPLSDPDQMNEDKRHSQGTFTSDYSKYLDSRRAQDFVQWLMNTKRNRNNIAKRHDEFERHAEGTFTSDVSSYLEGQAAKEFIAWLVKGRGRRDFPEEVAIVEELGRRHADGSFSDEMNTILDNLAARDFINWLIQTKITDRK